A region from the Colwellia sp. PAMC 21821 genome encodes:
- a CDS encoding (2Fe-2S)-binding protein has product MIEFKLNGNKVSSAADVNTPLLWVIRDEFGFKGTKFGCGIGMCGACTVHMGGAPVRTCSFPLLAAANKNITTIEGLDNKHPLQKTWIEEQVPQCGYCQSGQIMQAATLLANNPSPSDQEIVDHMSGNLCRCMAYVRIKSAIKSAADVMSAEVQTFDPRASTQQS; this is encoded by the coding sequence ATGATTGAATTCAAGTTAAATGGAAACAAGGTTTCCTCTGCTGCAGATGTGAACACACCATTGTTATGGGTTATCCGTGATGAATTTGGTTTTAAAGGCACAAAATTTGGTTGTGGTATTGGCATGTGTGGTGCCTGTACTGTGCACATGGGCGGAGCACCTGTTCGAACATGTTCTTTTCCATTATTAGCCGCGGCAAATAAAAATATAACCACGATTGAAGGGTTAGATAACAAACATCCATTACAAAAAACATGGATTGAAGAACAAGTGCCACAATGTGGCTACTGTCAGTCGGGACAAATTATGCAAGCCGCTACTTTGTTGGCAAACAACCCGTCACCGAGTGACCAAGAAATTGTGGATCATATGAGCGGGAACTTATGCCGTTGCATGGCTTATGTTCGCATCAAAAGTGCCATTAAAAGTGCAGCTGACGTTATGTCAGCCGAAGTGCAAACTTTTGACCCGCGCGCTTCAACGCAACAATCATAA